CGGTGCATGAATTCTTTGCCGTTGATGTCTTTGAGCACTGCGCCGGCGCCACGCATGGCCTCGGTGATCAGAAAAGAGGGTTTTTCGCCCGGGTTGTACAGGCTGGTGGGGTGAAACTGGATGAACTCCATGTGGTCCACAATCCCTTTGGCCCGGTAAACCATAGCCACGCCGTCGCCGGTAGCGATAACCGGATTGGTGGTGGTTTGATATACATTGCCGGCCCCACCGGTGGCAACCATGGTTTTGCGGGACAGCACGGTATGCACCTCACCGGTGAGGGGATCAAGCACATAAGCGCCAAAGCAGGTAATGTCGTTGTGGGTTCGTCTGACAATCTGCCCCAGGTGATGCTGGGTGATCAGGTCGACAGTAAAATGGTTCTCAAGTACGGTAATGTTGGGATGGCTGCGCACCTTTTCAGTGAGCGCCCGTTGTATCTCGGCGCCTGTTTTGTCCTGGTGGTGCAACACCCGGTGCTCGGAATGGCCGCCCTCGCGGGCAAGGGCGTAACGGCCGGAGCGTTCCTTGTCGAACTGCGCCCCCCATTCGATGAGCTCTTTCACCCTCTCGGTCGATTCGGTGATGGTGAATCTTACTACTTCCTCATTGTTCAGGTAACTTCCTGCCTTGAGGGTGTCGGCAATATGTTTTTCGTAGGTGTCCGGGGTGTACATCACTGCGGCAATGCCACCCTGGGCATAGCCTGTGGCAGTTTCGTCGAGCTGCGATTTGCTCACCACCAGCACCCGGCCGTGGTCGGCTACCTTGATGGCAAAGCTCAAACCGGCAATGCCGCTGCCAATCACCAGAAAATCAGTGTGAATACGCATCGGTTTACAGGTCAAGCAGAATTTCGGCGGGGTCTTTGCCGCCAAACAACATCCTGTTGGGGTTTTCGAGCATTTCTTTCACTTTGACCAGAAAACTCACCGACTCGCGCCCGTCGATGATGCGGTGGTCATAACTCAATGCCACATACATCACAGGGTGAATCTCCACTTTGCCTTTCACGGCTATCGGACGCTCTACAATGTTGTGCATACCGAGGATTGCCGACTGTGGCGGATTGATGATAGGTGTGGACAACATGGAACCGAACACCCCCCCATTGGTGATGGTGAAGGTGCCGCCGCTCATTTCCTCAAGTGTCAGCTTGTTTTCGCGGGCTTTGGTGGCAAGGTCCTTGATGGCCAGCTCAATTTCGGCCAGGCTGAGCATCTCGGCGTTGCGGATCACAGGTACTACCAGTCCTTTCGGGCCAGATACCGCAATGCTCATATCCACGTAATCGAAAGTAAGAATATCGTCGCCATCAATCTGTGCATTCACCTGCGGAAAGTGCCGCAGGGCTTCGGTGACCGCCTTGGTGAAAAACGACATAAAGCCCAGGTTGACGCCGTGTTTCTGTTTGAAAGCATCCTTGTATTTGCTCCGCAGCTCCATGATGGGGCTCATGTTCACCTCGTTGAAGGTGGTGAGCATGGCGGTTTCGTTTTTGACTGATACCAGCCTTTCGGAGAGTTTT
This window of the Bacteroidota bacterium genome carries:
- the nadB gene encoding L-aspartate oxidase is translated as MRIHTDFLVIGSGIAGLSFAIKVADHGRVLVVSKSQLDETATGYAQGGIAAVMYTPDTYEKHIADTLKAGSYLNNEEVVRFTITESTERVKELIEWGAQFDKERSGRYALAREGGHSEHRVLHHQDKTGAEIQRALTEKVRSHPNITVLENHFTVDLITQHHLGQIVRRTHNDITCFGAYVLDPLTGEVHTVLSRKTMVATGGAGNVYQTTTNPVIATGDGVAMVYRAKGIVDHMEFIQFHPTSLYNPGEKPSFLITEAMRGAGAVLKDINGKEFMHRYDARGSLAPRDIVARAIDNEMKLSGSEHVYLDARHLKEKEILEHFPAIHAKCLSLGIDIRKEMIPVVPAAHYMCGGVKTDSFGRTSIHHLYASGEVSSTGLHGANRLASNSLLEALVFSHRASQDAVKDLSHINFREDIPDWNAEGTVLNEEMVLITQSRKELQAIMSSYVGIVRSNLRLKRALDRLDILYRETEDLYDKSILTVEICELRNMINVAYLITKFASQRRESIGLHYNIDYLPKPENNQTN
- the odhB gene encoding 2-oxoglutarate dehydrogenase complex dihydrolipoyllysine-residue succinyltransferase — translated: MTIEIKVPSPGESISEVILSNWLVDDGAYVEKDQDIAEVDSDKATLSLAAEAAGIIRLKAKAGDTVEVGAVVAVIELTDEKPQTSAPAPAPKKETAPAPVETKKADAVVNEAQKAVENQDISLHISPLARKIMEVENLSEADLIEAIRHMRIGRKDIAFLKAQKDKQPATPPLQAEVPGVALSSWPGQRSEERKRMTPLRKKLSERLVSVKNETAMLTTFNEVNMSPIMELRSKYKDAFKQKHGVNLGFMSFFTKAVTEALRHFPQVNAQIDGDDILTFDYVDMSIAVSGPKGLVVPVIRNAEMLSLAEIELAIKDLATKARENKLTLEEMSGGTFTITNGGVFGSMLSTPIINPPQSAILGMHNIVERPIAVKGKVEIHPVMYVALSYDHRIIDGRESVSFLVKVKEMLENPNRMLFGGKDPAEILLDL